A stretch of the Actinoalloteichus fjordicus genome encodes the following:
- a CDS encoding serine hydrolase domain-containing protein, whose product MTSPKIAAEWPVDTATIAVVGADGALLGQYGDLDRVYPLASVTKLLTAYAVLIAVEEGAVEWDHPAGPAGSTLRHLIAHTSGLAFEGGTTVAEVGAKRVYSNGGFDLLTATVEEASGISFASYLAEAVLEPLGMSSTVLAGSPAAGAVASGADLVRFAAELQSPQLVSPELVSEATTVAFPGRDGVLPGYGMQRPNDWGLGFELRDGKEPHWTGTLTSPSTFGHFGQSGTFLWVDPVLKVACIALTDRVFGRWAIRAWSEFNDALVTELRGRS is encoded by the coding sequence TTGACGAGCCCGAAGATCGCGGCCGAGTGGCCGGTGGACACCGCGACGATCGCGGTGGTCGGCGCCGACGGTGCGCTGTTGGGGCAGTACGGCGACCTGGACCGGGTGTACCCGCTCGCCTCGGTCACCAAGCTGCTGACGGCCTATGCCGTGCTGATCGCCGTAGAAGAGGGCGCGGTGGAGTGGGATCACCCCGCGGGCCCGGCAGGCTCGACGCTGCGCCACCTGATCGCCCACACCTCGGGCCTCGCCTTCGAGGGCGGCACGACGGTCGCCGAGGTCGGCGCGAAACGCGTCTACTCCAACGGCGGGTTCGACCTGCTCACGGCGACGGTCGAGGAGGCGTCGGGGATCTCCTTCGCGTCGTACCTGGCCGAGGCGGTGCTGGAGCCGCTCGGAATGTCGAGCACGGTGTTGGCCGGCAGCCCGGCGGCGGGAGCCGTCGCCAGCGGGGCCGATCTGGTCCGATTCGCCGCGGAACTGCAGTCGCCGCAGCTGGTGTCACCGGAGCTGGTGAGCGAGGCGACCACCGTGGCGTTCCCCGGCCGGGACGGAGTGCTGCCCGGTTACGGGATGCAGCGTCCCAACGACTGGGGCCTCGGCTTCGAGTTGCGCGACGGCAAGGAGCCGCACTGGACCGGGACGCTCACCTCGCCGTCGACGTTCGGCCATTTCGGTCAGTCCGGCACCTTCCTCTGGGTGGACCCCGTGCTCAAGGTCGCCTGTATCGCCCTGACCGACCGCGTGTTCGGCCGGTGGGCGATCCGGGCCTGGTCCGAGTTCAACGATGCACTGGTCACCGAACTGCGTGGGCGATCATGA
- a CDS encoding D-arabinono-1,4-lactone oxidase, whose protein sequence is MTITTRTNWSGSVTFAADRVESPRSVDQVRELVTGSRSAHVVGAGHSFNRIADTTGTLISLDDLPAVFDLRQDTVRVGAGMRLAELAARLHAHGVALPALPSLPHITAAGACATATHGSGTAIGSLAGLVRSVDLVTADGSTLRLDTTDEDFAGSVVSLGALGVVVAMELAVCPAFDVAQRVFQDMPWEALVTNLDAVLSCAYSVSAFTTWSGTAEVWTKVRTGDPSADLRWTGAREATEPRHPVPGQPAHHCTTQLGEPGPWHERLPHFRADFTPSVGAELQSEYFVAREHAPEALRALADLHAEFAPVLLTSEIRTIDADEHWLSPTYRRPSVAVHFTWRPDAAAVGRIVLRIEEALAPWATRPHWGKLFALPPEVLRARYERWDDFRALLDRHDPTRRFRNDLVEGWFG, encoded by the coding sequence GTGACCATCACCACGCGCACCAACTGGTCGGGCAGCGTCACCTTCGCCGCGGACCGGGTCGAGTCGCCTCGTTCCGTCGATCAGGTTCGAGAGCTGGTGACCGGCTCCCGCTCGGCCCATGTGGTGGGCGCGGGCCACTCCTTCAACCGGATCGCCGACACCACCGGGACGTTGATCTCGCTCGACGACCTGCCTGCGGTGTTCGACCTTCGCCAGGACACCGTGCGCGTCGGCGCAGGCATGCGGCTCGCCGAGCTGGCGGCCCGGCTGCACGCCCACGGCGTGGCGCTGCCCGCCCTGCCGTCCCTGCCGCACATCACGGCCGCCGGGGCCTGCGCCACCGCGACCCACGGATCGGGTACGGCGATCGGCTCCCTCGCGGGCCTGGTCAGATCGGTGGACCTCGTCACTGCCGACGGCTCGACGCTGCGGCTGGACACCACGGACGAGGACTTCGCGGGCTCGGTGGTGTCGCTCGGCGCGCTGGGCGTCGTCGTGGCGATGGAGCTGGCCGTGTGTCCGGCGTTCGACGTGGCACAGCGCGTCTTCCAGGACATGCCGTGGGAGGCGCTGGTGACGAATCTCGACGCGGTGCTCTCCTGTGCCTACAGCGTGAGCGCGTTCACCACCTGGAGCGGCACGGCGGAGGTGTGGACCAAGGTGCGCACCGGCGACCCGTCCGCCGACCTGCGCTGGACCGGCGCCCGCGAGGCGACCGAGCCCCGCCACCCCGTGCCCGGCCAGCCCGCGCACCACTGCACGACCCAACTCGGCGAGCCCGGCCCGTGGCACGAACGGCTGCCGCATTTTCGGGCGGACTTCACCCCCAGCGTGGGAGCGGAGCTGCAGTCCGAGTACTTCGTCGCCCGCGAGCACGCTCCCGAGGCGCTCCGCGCGCTGGCAGACCTGCACGCCGAGTTCGCCCCGGTGCTGCTGACCTCGGAGATCCGCACCATCGACGCCGACGAGCACTGGCTGAGCCCGACCTACCGACGACCCAGCGTGGCGGTGCACTTCACCTGGCGGCCCGACGCCGCAGCGGTGGGCCGGATCGTGCTGCGGATCGAGGAGGCCCTCGCGCCGTGGGCGACCAGGCCGCACTGGGGGAAGCTGTTCGCCCTGCCTCCGGAGGTGCTGCGCGCCCGATACGAGCGCTGGGACGACTTCCGTGCCCTCCTCGACAGGCACGACCCGACGAGGAGGTTCCGCAACGACCTCGTCGAGGGCTGGTTCGGCTGA
- a CDS encoding TetR/AcrR family transcriptional regulator, with product MEADRPTLTRRRVLAEALVLVDTEGTSALGVRRLAARLGVTPMALYNHVGGRQDLVDGLAETVLAKARLSPADRSPYETIVAQADALYRAYRAHPNVVPLIRLACGRGDEIAHPFLAVEQACRAAGPTADPVAIWISVNALAAGFAEYEAAGHAVGHDFETSFRSSVETLVRGLLPAARAPS from the coding sequence ATGGAGGCGGATAGACCGACGCTCACTCGACGGCGAGTCCTGGCTGAGGCGCTGGTACTGGTCGACACGGAGGGCACCTCGGCCTTGGGCGTGCGTCGTCTCGCCGCGCGGCTGGGCGTGACTCCGATGGCGCTGTACAACCACGTGGGCGGCAGACAGGACCTCGTCGACGGCCTGGCCGAGACCGTGCTGGCCAAGGCCCGCCTCAGCCCGGCGGATCGATCGCCCTACGAGACGATCGTCGCCCAGGCAGACGCGCTCTACCGCGCCTACCGCGCCCACCCGAACGTCGTGCCCCTGATCCGGCTCGCCTGCGGACGAGGCGACGAGATCGCCCATCCGTTCCTGGCCGTCGAGCAGGCCTGTCGGGCGGCCGGGCCCACGGCGGACCCGGTCGCGATCTGGATCTCGGTGAACGCGCTCGCCGCCGGGTTCGCCGAGTACGAGGCCGCCGGGCACGCGGTCGGCCACGACTTCGAGACCTCGTTCCGGTCCTCGGTGGAGACGCTCGTGCGGGGCCTGCTGCCTGCGGCACGGGCTCCGTCGTGA
- a CDS encoding right-handed parallel beta-helix repeat-containing protein, translating into MTSPTASRWLRLLVGAAMVATAALTGAAEVLAPPQASATADDARPAAAPADTGANIPTQCGGGTFHAEAYLNGSTWTARRGTSTVYTGNDMRAAVQAAIGSLSSGRTTKERVVVWSSGSISAGTRISLPSYTVLDVCGTINVTGSGSGDQAPVYARGATDIEVQNLSVTGSPLYGIFMRNVTNVHLGQIDMRLSGGLGIRIDNRGDTSVRSRNIRIDNVFVSGASAHGVETYGVDGLTIGTVTARNTGESGLLLNDTINATVTRVDGQGTGAGTGYAAFRMANRNGRVGSSYPTNIRVGEVIARGGGRGIFCVSESGGAVIDRVDIANTGNNAILIENCHNVTIAAQSGTVTGPGDIRLAARTEFAPNSNITIQNLTVTNSAVTENPCNGSNITFRNITRVNSGYNVC; encoded by the coding sequence ATGACCAGTCCGACGGCATCACGCTGGCTGCGCCTGTTGGTCGGCGCCGCCATGGTCGCGACGGCGGCCCTCACCGGCGCGGCCGAGGTGCTCGCGCCGCCGCAGGCCTCGGCCACCGCTGACGACGCCCGGCCCGCTGCCGCCCCCGCCGACACGGGCGCGAACATCCCCACCCAATGCGGCGGCGGTACGTTCCACGCCGAGGCGTACCTGAACGGCAGCACCTGGACCGCCCGCCGGGGCACCTCGACCGTCTACACCGGCAACGACATGCGAGCCGCCGTGCAGGCGGCGATCGGCAGCCTCTCCTCGGGACGCACCACCAAGGAGCGGGTCGTCGTGTGGAGTTCCGGCTCGATCAGCGCCGGAACCCGAATCTCACTGCCCAGCTACACGGTGCTCGACGTCTGCGGCACCATCAACGTCACCGGATCGGGCTCGGGCGACCAGGCCCCCGTCTACGCCAGGGGCGCCACCGACATCGAGGTGCAGAACCTCAGCGTCACCGGCTCCCCGCTGTACGGCATCTTCATGCGCAACGTCACCAACGTCCACCTCGGACAGATCGACATGCGGCTGTCCGGCGGCCTCGGCATCCGCATCGACAACCGAGGGGACACCAGCGTCCGCAGCAGGAACATCCGGATCGACAACGTCTTCGTCTCCGGGGCCAGCGCGCACGGCGTCGAGACCTACGGCGTCGACGGGCTGACCATCGGCACCGTGACGGCCCGCAACACCGGCGAGTCCGGACTGCTGCTCAACGACACCATCAACGCCACCGTGACCAGAGTGGACGGTCAGGGCACCGGGGCGGGCACCGGGTACGCGGCCTTCCGCATGGCCAACCGCAACGGTCGCGTCGGCAGCAGCTACCCCACCAACATCCGCGTCGGCGAGGTCATCGCGCGGGGCGGCGGCCGGGGGATCTTCTGTGTCTCGGAGAGCGGCGGAGCGGTCATCGACCGGGTGGACATCGCCAACACCGGCAACAACGCCATCCTGATCGAGAACTGCCACAACGTGACCATCGCCGCCCAGAGCGGCACCGTCACCGGCCCCGGGGACATCCGGCTCGCGGCGCGGACCGAGTTCGCCCCGAATTCCAACATCACCATCCAGAATCTGACCGTGACCAACTCCGCCGTCACGGAGAATCCGTGCAACGGCAGCAACATCACCTTCCGCAACATCACCCGGGTCAACAGCGGCTACAACGTGTGTTGA
- a CDS encoding beta-N-acetylhexosaminidase family protein, whose protein sequence is MFPRSSRTAALVALLSALALSASGTAVAAEEGPVSTVPIVTPTPQQITPNGRDVRVPREVALVLGAEVDQSTEDLVRRTLRQAGAHDIRVDGRAELTVVVGAIDDPVVADALADAGGERPDELVPEGYSLAGAARGRGGLVALAGNDGDGVYYAAQTFRQLARDGALAAVSVVDHPVMALRGSIEGFYGAPWSHADRLDQLAFYGDVKANTYVYTPKDDLYLRERWREPYPAEDLDELEELVTEATTHHVQFTYAVSPGLSICYSDPADLQSLTDKLDSLYQRGVRSFYVAFDDIDYTEWNCAGDREHYGEPGQAAAGRAQAELLNAVQRGYLDTLPDANPLQMVPTEYSDVEDSPYKTVLRETLDERIVIQWTGTDVVPSSITVEDAERAAQVWGRKVYLWDNYPVNDFGQTAGRLLLAPYDKRDAELDSALSGIVLNPMNQAAPSKVALFGGASFAWNSRDYDADTTWRAAADYLADGDPDTARALLAFFDTSHLAPTFGEVPWQPQSPALQAEIDAVRDQPHGEPLDRLRERARLLATASEQIRAGVDDPAFAAQTRPWLDALTLWGGALESTIDGIDRAEDDPAGADRAFAHAAELAREAAAIQTIPGTTRPQGPIKIADGVLDVFIADAPGLVGRG, encoded by the coding sequence GTGTTTCCACGCTCGTCCCGTACCGCCGCCCTGGTCGCGCTGCTGTCCGCCCTCGCGCTGTCGGCATCGGGGACGGCGGTCGCAGCTGAGGAGGGCCCCGTGTCCACAGTGCCGATCGTGACTCCGACCCCGCAGCAGATCACGCCCAACGGCCGCGACGTCCGGGTGCCGCGCGAGGTCGCGCTGGTGCTCGGCGCCGAGGTCGACCAGTCGACAGAGGACCTCGTTCGCCGCACCCTCCGCCAGGCGGGCGCCCACGACATCCGAGTCGACGGACGCGCCGAACTCACCGTGGTGGTCGGTGCGATCGACGATCCGGTGGTCGCCGACGCGTTGGCGGACGCGGGCGGCGAACGACCCGACGAACTCGTCCCCGAGGGCTATTCGCTGGCGGGGGCGGCCCGCGGCCGAGGCGGCCTGGTGGCCCTGGCGGGCAACGACGGCGACGGCGTCTACTACGCCGCGCAGACCTTCCGGCAGCTCGCCCGCGACGGCGCCCTCGCTGCCGTGTCCGTCGTCGATCACCCCGTGATGGCCCTGCGCGGGAGCATCGAGGGGTTCTACGGCGCCCCGTGGTCACACGCCGACCGCCTCGATCAGCTGGCCTTCTACGGCGACGTCAAGGCGAACACCTACGTGTACACGCCGAAAGACGACCTCTACCTGCGCGAACGGTGGCGCGAGCCGTATCCGGCGGAGGACCTCGACGAACTCGAGGAGCTCGTCACCGAGGCGACCACCCATCACGTGCAGTTCACCTACGCCGTCTCGCCGGGACTGTCCATCTGCTATAGCGACCCGGCCGACCTCCAGAGTCTGACGGACAAACTGGACTCGCTCTATCAGCGCGGCGTCCGCAGCTTCTACGTCGCCTTCGACGACATCGACTACACCGAGTGGAACTGCGCAGGCGACCGGGAGCACTACGGCGAACCCGGTCAGGCGGCCGCAGGCCGCGCGCAGGCGGAGCTGCTCAACGCCGTTCAGCGTGGATATCTCGACACCCTGCCCGACGCCAACCCGCTGCAGATGGTGCCCACCGAGTACTCCGACGTCGAGGACTCGCCCTATAAGACGGTGCTGCGCGAGACGCTCGACGAGCGGATCGTCATTCAGTGGACCGGCACCGACGTCGTGCCGTCCTCGATCACCGTCGAGGACGCGGAGCGGGCCGCGCAGGTCTGGGGCCGCAAGGTCTACCTCTGGGACAACTACCCGGTGAACGACTTCGGGCAGACCGCAGGCAGGCTGCTGCTCGCCCCCTACGACAAGCGAGACGCCGAACTGGACTCGGCACTCAGCGGCATCGTGCTCAACCCGATGAACCAGGCCGCGCCGAGCAAGGTCGCGCTGTTCGGCGGCGCGTCGTTCGCGTGGAACAGCCGGGACTACGACGCCGACACGACCTGGCGGGCCGCCGCCGACTACCTGGCCGACGGTGACCCGGACACCGCACGTGCACTGCTCGCGTTCTTCGACACCTCGCACCTGGCGCCGACCTTCGGCGAGGTGCCGTGGCAGCCGCAGTCGCCCGCGCTCCAGGCCGAGATCGACGCGGTGCGTGACCAGCCGCACGGCGAGCCGCTGGACCGACTACGGGAGCGCGCGAGGCTGCTGGCCACCGCCTCGGAACAGATCCGGGCAGGCGTCGACGATCCGGCCTTCGCGGCCCAGACCAGGCCGTGGCTGGACGCGTTGACCCTGTGGGGCGGCGCCCTGGAGTCCACGATCGACGGCATCGACCGGGCCGAGGACGATCCGGCCGGTGCCGACCGGGCCTTCGCGCACGCGGCGGAGTTAGCCCGGGAGGCCGCGGCGATCCAGACGATCCCCGGCACGACGCGACCGCAGGGGCCGATCAAGATCGCCGACGGCGTGCTGGACGTCTTCATCGCCGACGCACCGGGGCTCGTCGGCCGAGGCTGA
- a CDS encoding nuclear transport factor 2 family protein, translating into MTVLQELLAVERRLAHGSGEDYAAVLHEDALVIVPGAVLDKAQCIDAMNSSPGWDETSFTDERLVETEHTATVVYTFAGRRGASTYTATLASTYLRHGDGGRLLVHQQTPA; encoded by the coding sequence ATGACCGTGCTGCAGGAGCTGCTTGCCGTCGAGCGACGATTGGCCCACGGCAGCGGCGAGGACTACGCCGCCGTCCTCCACGAGGACGCTCTCGTGATCGTCCCCGGTGCCGTGCTCGACAAGGCTCAGTGCATCGACGCGATGAACTCGTCGCCGGGCTGGGACGAGACCTCGTTCACCGACGAACGGCTGGTCGAGACGGAGCACACCGCGACCGTCGTCTACACCTTCGCGGGACGGCGCGGCGCATCGACGTACACCGCCACGCTGGCCAGCACCTACCTGCGACACGGCGACGGCGGGCGACTGCTCGTCCATCAGCAGACGCCCGCGTAG
- a CDS encoding DinB family protein: MSTSRAELLRWQFDLTWALTEFHLAQLTPADFGWEPGRPCWTMRPDADGGWVADFAEVEPDPVPVPTIAWLTWHVGWWWSVTIDHAQGRTPRDRTEIAWPGPGAPTIDWLRGLRDEWAVVSDRLTDADLDAPAPFPWRDSPELTVAHMLAWVNTELTKNVAEIGQLRLLRAASAG, from the coding sequence ATGTCGACATCCCGTGCCGAGCTGCTGCGCTGGCAGTTCGACCTGACCTGGGCACTGACGGAGTTCCACCTGGCGCAGCTGACGCCTGCGGACTTCGGCTGGGAGCCCGGCAGGCCCTGCTGGACGATGCGGCCCGACGCCGACGGCGGTTGGGTGGCGGACTTCGCCGAGGTCGAGCCCGATCCGGTCCCTGTCCCGACGATCGCGTGGCTGACCTGGCATGTCGGGTGGTGGTGGAGTGTGACGATCGATCACGCACAGGGCAGGACGCCCCGCGACCGCACCGAGATCGCCTGGCCCGGCCCCGGTGCCCCGACGATCGACTGGCTGCGCGGGCTGCGTGACGAGTGGGCCGTGGTGTCGGATCGGCTCACCGACGCGGATCTGGACGCGCCCGCGCCGTTCCCGTGGCGGGACAGCCCGGAGCTGACCGTCGCCCACATGCTCGCCTGGGTCAACACCGAGCTGACGAAGAACGTCGCCGAGATCGGCCAGCTCCGACTCCTGCGTGCGGCCTCGGCGGGCTGA
- a CDS encoding caspase family protein, translating to MADIWFADGGASRVVLIGASAFGSDDLPPIPSVRNNLADLQAAFRDPLRGLFGSDPDEHCVVLDLDEAGRTDTAHVGATLSRAGKEAVDLLLVYYAGHGMLDDDGALYLAAAHTDPQLLDFTALPLDVIKRGLSRSRARARVLILDCCFSGRAVNAMASPAALVAGQLDLEGTYILTSTTATTPSHAPRGHRNTAFTAALLRALSAPTPLTMDEIHRHAESELGALGRPLPQRLATGGVSRLALTRGPTSAPAGKAYASRPRRPLPRTLGRTLAAAAIAGAALIGLAVLQQTRQSPLGSVDQSTLPDVPPSSEPGSPRSDRPSGTPTPSTSPPDPRELVVPLFGTNETSDGAVTIGVTAALGMTSQDGSKYAAGGATGPGGGGVAVSADDSTGSSTTGFVDFFVEAPGETCTALGLAIGQSTVVPGGDENWIEIVVVGIADLSRRGAENLPVTFHVSQQAGPEPVADKMCT from the coding sequence ATGGCCGACATCTGGTTCGCCGACGGCGGCGCCAGCCGGGTGGTCCTCATCGGAGCGAGCGCCTTCGGCTCCGACGACCTCCCTCCGATCCCCTCGGTGCGCAACAACCTCGCCGACCTGCAGGCGGCGTTCCGCGACCCACTGCGCGGTCTGTTCGGCAGCGACCCCGATGAGCACTGCGTCGTACTCGACCTCGACGAGGCAGGCCGGACAGACACCGCGCACGTCGGTGCGACGCTGTCCCGCGCGGGCAAGGAGGCCGTCGACCTGCTCCTGGTCTACTACGCGGGTCACGGCATGCTCGACGACGACGGCGCGCTCTATCTGGCCGCCGCTCATACCGATCCGCAGCTGTTGGACTTCACAGCGCTGCCGCTGGACGTGATCAAACGCGGTCTGAGCCGGTCGCGGGCGCGAGCACGGGTGCTGATCCTGGACTGCTGCTTCTCGGGTCGAGCGGTCAACGCCATGGCGAGCCCGGCAGCCCTCGTGGCGGGCCAGCTGGACCTCGAGGGCACCTACATCCTCACCTCTACCACCGCGACCACTCCCTCGCACGCGCCACGGGGGCACCGCAACACCGCCTTCACCGCGGCATTGCTGCGGGCGCTCTCCGCACCGACCCCGTTGACGATGGACGAGATCCACCGGCACGCCGAGAGCGAACTCGGCGCGCTGGGCAGGCCGCTCCCCCAACGTCTCGCCACCGGCGGCGTCAGCAGGCTCGCCCTCACTCGAGGTCCGACGTCCGCACCCGCCGGGAAGGCGTACGCCTCGCGCCCGCGTCGTCCGCTGCCTCGTACGCTCGGCAGGACGCTGGCAGCGGCGGCGATCGCCGGAGCGGCCCTGATCGGGCTGGCCGTCCTCCAGCAGACACGACAGTCGCCGCTCGGCAGCGTCGATCAGTCGACGCTGCCGGACGTCCCGCCGTCGTCGGAGCCCGGTTCGCCGCGTTCCGACCGCCCGTCGGGGACACCGACACCGAGCACGTCACCGCCCGATCCACGGGAACTCGTGGTCCCGCTGTTCGGCACGAACGAGACATCGGACGGCGCGGTCACCATCGGGGTGACGGCCGCCCTCGGGATGACCAGTCAGGACGGCTCGAAGTATGCGGCGGGCGGGGCGACCGGGCCCGGCGGCGGCGGAGTCGCGGTCAGCGCCGACGACAGCACCGGAAGCAGCACCACCGGGTTCGTGGACTTCTTCGTCGAGGCACCGGGTGAGACGTGTACCGCGTTGGGACTGGCGATCGGTCAGTCGACGGTCGTCCCCGGCGGCGACGAGAACTGGATCGAGATCGTCGTCGTCGGCATCGCCGACCTGTCCCGACGCGGCGCGGAGAACCTGCCCGTGACCTTCCACGTGTCGCAGCAGGCGGGTCCCGAACCGGTGGCCGACAAGATGTGCACCTGA
- a CDS encoding effector-associated constant component EACC1, which yields MHPIDRSADAIAPAALSLAVRGPGMSDQLGALRNWLVRENALRGRLELRRRPGAEGEMGALADVLLVALGAGGTGAVVARSMSTWLVQRRSDVTITVTAPDGRQVHVDVQRARNPVAVIREVEQLTAPERE from the coding sequence ATGCACCCGATCGACCGCTCCGCCGACGCGATCGCCCCTGCCGCGCTGAGTCTCGCCGTGCGCGGACCCGGGATGTCGGACCAGCTGGGCGCACTCCGGAACTGGCTGGTTCGGGAGAACGCGCTGCGGGGCAGACTCGAGCTCCGGCGCCGCCCCGGCGCCGAGGGCGAGATGGGCGCGCTGGCAGACGTCCTGCTGGTGGCACTCGGCGCCGGGGGAACCGGCGCGGTGGTGGCCCGGTCGATGTCGACCTGGCTGGTCCAACGCCGATCCGACGTCACCATCACCGTCACGGCGCCGGACGGCCGACAGGTCCACGTCGACGTGCAGCGGGCGCGGAATCCGGTGGCGGTGATCCGCGAGGTCGAACAGCTGACCGCACCCGAGCGGGAGTGA
- a CDS encoding AEC family transporter, with protein sequence MNGVIEGFFVIGAVILVGYLVGRTGVLGPSATQVLSRTSFFVATPALLFVTLARADVGAVLSSALLVTGVTSSLACLLYVPVGMLRRRPGGETAIGSMAAGYVNAGNLGLPIAAYALGDAAEMAPILLFQLGVLTPVFTTVLDILSERANGTRPALLRTVTAPLRNPIAVATAAGLIVSATGFIPPEPVMAPIELLANLAVPGMLLAFGISLRGAALPGRSKEIVPSLVAVVVIKNLVHPLLALLLGLLLGLEGHALLAVVVCAALPSAQNVFGYAVRFDQGVALARESALTTTILSLPVLFLVVALLA encoded by the coding sequence ATGAACGGCGTGATCGAAGGCTTCTTCGTCATCGGAGCCGTCATCCTGGTGGGCTATCTGGTGGGGCGGACCGGCGTACTCGGCCCGTCGGCCACGCAGGTGCTCTCCCGAACGTCGTTCTTCGTCGCGACGCCCGCTCTGCTGTTCGTCACCCTCGCCCGCGCCGACGTCGGCGCCGTGCTCTCCTCTGCCCTGCTCGTCACCGGCGTGACCAGCTCCCTGGCCTGCCTGCTCTACGTGCCGGTCGGCATGCTGCGTCGGCGGCCGGGCGGCGAGACCGCCATCGGTTCCATGGCCGCCGGTTACGTCAACGCAGGTAATCTCGGCCTGCCGATCGCCGCCTACGCCCTCGGCGACGCGGCCGAGATGGCGCCGATCCTGCTGTTCCAGCTCGGCGTGCTCACTCCGGTCTTCACCACGGTCCTCGACATCCTCTCGGAGCGGGCCAACGGCACTCGCCCGGCCCTGCTGCGCACGGTGACCGCCCCGCTGCGAAACCCGATCGCGGTCGCCACCGCCGCAGGCCTGATTGTCTCGGCGACCGGCTTCATCCCGCCGGAACCGGTGATGGCGCCGATCGAGTTGCTGGCGAACCTCGCCGTGCCGGGGATGCTGCTGGCGTTCGGCATCTCCCTGCGCGGAGCGGCCCTGCCCGGCCGGTCGAAGGAGATCGTTCCGTCGCTCGTGGCCGTCGTGGTGATCAAGAACCTCGTTCATCCGCTGCTCGCGCTGCTCCTCGGGCTGCTGTTGGGCCTGGAAGGCCACGCGCTGCTGGCCGTCGTGGTGTGCGCAGCGCTGCCCTCGGCGCAGAACGTGTTCGGGTATGCCGTGCGCTTCGATCAGGGCGTCGCGCTGGCACGGGAGTCCGCGCTGACCACCACGATCCTGAGCCTGCCGGTGCTGTTCCTGGTGGTCGCGCTGCTCGCCTGA
- a CDS encoding glycoside hydrolase family 43 protein yields the protein MSGSPATPRTTTRRGAAVAVAAVLATGTGVLAPTAPADTPSREPYAGYVFVYFTGEGTADGEQVYFAASRGDDPLAFDELGGGRPVLTSDLGDRGVRDPFLIRSPEGDRFFLIATDLRIHGNGDWDGAQRHGSRSIMIWESEDLVTWSDQRMATVSPPTAGNTWAPEAFWDADREVYVVFWASTLYAADDPDHVGDSHHRMLYATTRDFVEFSEPAVWVDPGHSVIDSTLIEHQGAYYRFTKDERDASASNPCGKYIVAERAEDLLDPSWDLVAECIGRPTEDGPGIERGEGPTVFKSNTVDKWYLFIDEFGGRGYVPFETTDLAEGRWTMSRDYDLPASPRHGTVLPVTQAEHDRLTEAFAAQAPR from the coding sequence ATGTCCGGTTCACCAGCGACGCCCCGCACGACGACCCGACGGGGAGCCGCCGTCGCGGTGGCGGCCGTGCTCGCCACGGGAACGGGCGTGCTCGCCCCGACCGCCCCCGCCGACACCCCGAGCCGCGAGCCCTATGCGGGCTACGTCTTCGTGTACTTCACCGGCGAGGGGACCGCCGACGGGGAACAGGTCTACTTCGCGGCCAGCCGAGGCGACGACCCGTTGGCCTTCGACGAGCTGGGCGGCGGGCGGCCCGTGCTGACCTCGGACCTCGGCGACCGGGGAGTACGTGATCCCTTCCTCATCCGCTCGCCCGAGGGCGACCGGTTCTTCCTGATCGCGACGGATCTGCGGATCCACGGCAACGGCGACTGGGACGGCGCGCAGCGACACGGCAGCCGCTCGATCATGATCTGGGAGTCCGAGGACCTGGTGACCTGGTCCGATCAGCGGATGGCGACGGTCTCGCCGCCGACGGCGGGCAACACCTGGGCACCCGAGGCGTTCTGGGACGCCGACCGCGAGGTCTACGTCGTCTTCTGGGCCTCCACGCTCTACGCGGCCGACGACCCGGACCACGTCGGCGACAGCCACCACCGGATGCTGTACGCCACGACGCGGGACTTCGTCGAGTTCAGCGAGCCTGCGGTGTGGGTGGACCCTGGCCACTCGGTGATCGACTCCACGCTCATCGAACACCAGGGCGCCTACTACCGCTTCACCAAGGACGAACGCGACGCGAGCGCGTCCAACCCCTGCGGCAAGTACATCGTCGCCGAACGCGCCGAGGATCTCCTCGACCCGTCATGGGACCTCGTCGCCGAATGCATCGGCCGGCCGACCGAGGACGGCCCCGGCATCGAACGGGGCGAAGGACCCACGGTGTTCAAGTCGAACACCGTGGACAAGTGGTACCTCTTCATCGACGAGTTCGGCGGCCGAGGCTACGTGCCGTTCGAGACGACCGACCTCGCCGAGGGCCGATGGACGATGTCGCGTGACTACGACCTGCCTGCCTCGCCCCGACACGGCACGGTCCTGCCGGTCACCCAGGCCGAGCACGACCGGCTGACCGAGGCCTTCGCCGCGCAGGCCCCCCGGTGA